In Providencia alcalifaciens, the sequence ATAGGAAGAGACTTTTGCGGCTTCGATAGACTGACGTCCCAAGTTATAGCCAACTCGAATAGTGACGGCGATACCCATTGATAACGGGAACATAAACATCACAGAGCTAAAGTTAAGCGCCACTTGGTGACCTGCGACCGCAACAACCCCTAAAGGAGCGACTAATAGGGCAACAACGGCAAACAGGGTGACTTCAAAAAACAACGCCAGACCAATCGGTGTTCCGAGCACAATAATGCGTTTCAGAATATCTGGATTTGGTGCGCCTAATGGCTGAGCAGGGCGAATATCTCTCTGATTTGGTGCGTGTTTAACATACCATCTCATCATCAGGCACATTGCCCAATACACCGTTGCTGTCGCCACGCCGCAACCAACACCACCTAAGGCAGGTGCGCCAAAGTGACCATAAATGAAGATATAGTTCACAGGAATATTGACCATTAAACCAAGAAAACCAATCACCATACCGGGTTTGGTTTTTGATAACCCTTCACACTGGCTACGGTACACTTGATAAAATAGGTAACCCGGGGCTCCCCACATAATCGCGTGTAGAAAACGAACCGATTTATCGGCTAACTCTTGGTCAATATGAGGCATGTTACTGATGATCAGTTTACTGTTATACAACAGCAACATGATGCTAACGCCCAAAATAAAGGCTAACCACAAGCCTTGTTGAACTTGGTCGCCAATCAGGTTTCTGCGACCTGAACCGTTCATTTGAGCAATGATTGGCGTGAGTGCCATGAGAATACCTTGCCCTAATAAAATAGCAGGCAACCAAATAGAAAAACCAACAGCCACAGCTGACATTTCGATTTCGCTAACACTTCCCGCCATAATGGTGTCCACAAACCCCATTGCGGTTTGGGAAAATTGGGCGAAGAAGATAGGGATACCGAGAGCCAACAAGCTACGCGCTTCTGTAATATATTTCTGCACGCATACACCTTCACAATAAGTTTCGAATTAAAAAAAGAAAAAAGCGGAATGAAAATCTATGATTTACTAAAAAATCAGATAGTTAATGCTAACCTCTTATTCTATCTCTTTTATGTAATCAATCCAACATAGTTATAGATAAGAATAATGAAACAGCAGATTTGTATAGAAATGGTTTAAATTTTTTGTAATGGCAGAATAAATATAACCACTCAAATAAGATAGATCTCTGAAAATTCTTAGGTAAACTGAGTTCATTAATTCACTGCACTGAGAGTCATTATGTTTACAGGCATTGTTCAAGGAACCGCTCCAATTATCTCAATCACGGAAAGAGCTAATTTCCGTACTCATGTCATGAAATTCACGCCAGAATTATTAGTGGGTTTAGAAACGGGTGCATCCGTTGCGCATAACGGTTGCTGTTTAACCGTGACAAAAATTGAGGGGGAGAACGTTAGCTTTGATTTAATCAAAGAGACATTGCGCCTCACTAATTTAGGTGAGTTAAAAGAAGGGGACGTGGTTAATATTGAACGTGCTGCGAAATATGGTGATGAAATTGGCGGGCATGTGGTTTCTGGTCATATTGTAACCACAGCGGAAATTAGCAAGATTTTCACCTCTGAAGATAATCATCAAGTTTGGCTATCTATTTATGATAAAGCCTTGATGAAATATATCTTACATAAGGGATTTGTGGCGATTGACGGAATCAGCTTAACGGTCGGGGATGTTATCAACAACCGTTTTTGTGTGCATCTGATCCCAGAAACGTTGGCGAGAACAACACTGGGTAGCAAGCGATTGGGCCATAAAGTCAACATTGAGATTGACCCACAAACTCAAGCAATTGTTGATACTGTTGAACGTGTTTTGCATCAGAAAGAGCAAGAAATGTTATTGAAGCAGAAACAAGAAGGTGAGGATTCTGTAGACAACGAAAAATCATCAATCTAGTGTTTAGTTAATAAGGTTATAGCTCTATGCAGAGCTATAACCTGTTGAGTCGGTAGGTGATTAATTCACCGGAATATTCTATTACTTCTCACTAAAATTGGCTGAAAAAGTGGCATTGTCACGTTCAATGGCGTCAACAAGTTGTTTGAAATGAGTGCTTTTTTGATACATCTCTAATGCTTGAGCATCTTCCCACTCTTCAAACACAATGTAGCCATTTTCTTTTGCCATCAGATCATACTGCAAACATCCTTTTTCCATCCGACTGCGTTTGGCAATTTCGCTAACGATTTTCTTCGTTAAATACCCAT encodes:
- a CDS encoding putative quinol monooxygenase; protein product: MSIVVYAQITTEKKDGYLTKKIVSEIAKRSRMEKGCLQYDLMAKENGYIVFEEWEDAQALEMYQKSTHFKQLVDAIERDNATFSANFSEK
- a CDS encoding riboflavin synthase subunit alpha, whose translation is MFTGIVQGTAPIISITERANFRTHVMKFTPELLVGLETGASVAHNGCCLTVTKIEGENVSFDLIKETLRLTNLGELKEGDVVNIERAAKYGDEIGGHVVSGHIVTTAEISKIFTSEDNHQVWLSIYDKALMKYILHKGFVAIDGISLTVGDVINNRFCVHLIPETLARTTLGSKRLGHKVNIEIDPQTQAIVDTVERVLHQKEQEMLLKQKQEGEDSVDNEKSSI
- a CDS encoding MATE family efflux transporter — encoded protein: MQKYITEARSLLALGIPIFFAQFSQTAMGFVDTIMAGSVSEIEMSAVAVGFSIWLPAILLGQGILMALTPIIAQMNGSGRRNLIGDQVQQGLWLAFILGVSIMLLLYNSKLIISNMPHIDQELADKSVRFLHAIMWGAPGYLFYQVYRSQCEGLSKTKPGMVIGFLGLMVNIPVNYIFIYGHFGAPALGGVGCGVATATVYWAMCLMMRWYVKHAPNQRDIRPAQPLGAPNPDILKRIIVLGTPIGLALFFEVTLFAVVALLVAPLGVVAVAGHQVALNFSSVMFMFPLSMGIAVTIRVGYNLGRQSIEAAKVSSYTGLAVGLSLACLTAIFTSTFREPIAMMYNKNPEVVVLASSLMLYAALYQLSDSIQVIGAGVLRGYKDTRSIFFITFTAYWILGLPSGYILALTDFITEPMGPKGFWLGFIIGLTAAAIGMATRILWIHRQPDSVVLLRSTR